The sequence below is a genomic window from Ciceribacter thiooxidans.
GGATCTCCGTCAGCGAGCCGGTGATGGCATCGGCGGTGATGGGTTCCAGCACCGCGCCGCCGACGGTCCCGCCGAATGCGCAGACGCCGAACTGCAATGCGGCGAGCGCGAGCGGTCTGCCGCTTTTCCCGACTGCGATCGGCGTCAGGGTGATCTGGATTGCGAAAAGCACGGCACAGACCATGATCAGAAGGTCGCCGTCCGTCAGGCCGGAGAGTGAACCGCCGCTCAGGAGCAGGATGCCGAGCAGCGTCAGAACAGCCGCGGGCCAGACTATCCAGTGCGGCTTGCGGTGCAGGATCAAGACCGCGATCGCGGGCACGAGGACGACGTAAAGCCCTGTGAGGAAGCTCGCATTGGTGACGGTTGTCGTCTTGATGCCGATCTGCTGCAACGTCTGGGCGGCGAACAGGACGGCGCCAATGACCACGAATGCCGTGATATCGCCGCTTGCCAGCGGTCGGGCGGCGTTCTTCGCCTCACGCCAGGCGAAGGGCAGGACGGCGAGAAAGGCGAGGCCGAAGCGAATGCCGTTGAACCAGTTCGGTCCGAGCATGTCCATCGCGCTCGATTGCGCGACGAAGCCGCCACCCCAGATGGCGGCGGCAAGCAGCAAGACCAGGTTGGCCTGAATTCGGGACATCGCGGATGAGCTTTCTCTCGGGGAGGTCGGATGGCGGCAAGCGTTATCAGGAGGCCGCCCGGGCGGCAAGCGAGACGGCGAGGGTCAGGGTGTGCCGGCGCGGGAAACCCGCAGAAGCGCGCCGTCGTCTTCGTCGGTCACTAGCAGCACCGCGCCATCGGGCGCGACCTTGACGTCCCGCAGCCTGCCGAATTCACCCTCGAACAGCCGCTCTTCGTGCGCTGGGGTGCCGCTGTCGTCACGCTCGACGCGTGCGAGCAACTGATATTTGAGCGCGGCGACGAGGAAGTTTCCCTCCCATTCGGGAAACATCTTGCCGTGGTAGACGTCGATGGCGCCCGGTGCGATCGATGGGTCCCAGTAGTAGATCGGCTGTTCATAGCCTTCCGCCGCCTGCCCGATACCGATTTCGGCTCCGGAATAGTGCTTGCCGTAGGCGATCACCGGCCAGCCGTAGTTCTTGCCGGCCATGACCGCATTGATCTCGTCGCCGCCACGGGCGCCGTGCTCGACGACGAAAAGCTTTCCGTCCGCCGGGTCTATGACGATCCCTTGGGGATTGCGGTGGCCGATCGACCAGATCTCATGGGCGGCCGTTTCGCTTCTGGCGAAAGGATTGTCCTCGGGGATGCTGCCGTCGGGCTTGATGTGGAGGATGGAGCCCGCATGGTCGCGAGGGTCCTGCGCGCGGTCCATTTCGCCCCGTTCCCCGATGCCGAAGAAGAGGCTTCCGTCGGCGGCGATGGCGATCCGCGAACCGAAATGGACTTCGGTCCCGGTGAAGCGGTTCATCTGGAACAGCTTCACCGGGTGTTCGAGGCGATTCTCATCCGGTGAGAGCGTGGCGCTGAAGAGTGCCGTGCCTTGTCCGCCGCTGCCGGGGATGGCGGCAGTGAAGTAGAGCTTGCGGCTGCGGGAAAAGTCGGGCGCGAGCGCGACGTCGAGCAGGCCACCTTGCCCTTCGGCATAGACGTCCGGCAGACCGGACACCGGCTCTCCGACCTTGCCGTTGCGGATAATCCGCAGGCGTCCCGGCCGCTCCGTGACGATATAGGCACCGTCCGGCAGGACTTCGACCGCCCAGGGGTGGTCGAGGCCACCGGCGATCTTGGTGACCTCCAGATTGGCCCTCTGCGAGGGATATTCCTCGGCGAGCGCGGGTGAAGCGGCGAGACCGAGCAGCAGCGCGGCCGCGACCGACATTCGCGGGTTGAATGATCCTCTGATGCGCATGATTCCTCCCGTTCCTTCCCGCCTCTTCATCCGGAATATTGGAAGATTGCGCTGGATTGGCAAGATTGTCGCCGGTTACGAGCGCGCGAGAGTCTCGCTCTTGCTCGGTTCCGCTATCGCCGGCCGCGGCGCTTGCGCTCCGCCTGGATGAAATCACGAACGCTGCGGCGCCAGAAGGAGACGCTGGCCGACGCCATCCCCACGAAGCCGATCATCATCAGCACCATCAGCAGGCGCCGGTCGGTCGACCCGGCGACCCCGGCGCTCTGTGGGCGGGTAACCGCCGTAATCGAGCCGGTGGTGAATGGAGAAACTTCCGGTTCCGGCGCTGTGGTCGCACCGGCGGCTCGTGATGCGGAAGGGTGCGCGGCCGTGCCGACGTCCGCCTGTGCGGCGCTCGCTGATGACGGCGCGAGTCCGGTTCCCGATGCGAAGAGAAGGGCCGCGGCGAGAAGAAGGGTTGCGGTGCTCGCACGGATGCCCCTGCGTGCGGCCTTTTCATCGTTGTCGATCAGCATGACAGAAGCCCTCAGGACGCTCTTTGCCTCCCGGCCGCGAAACACCCGGCCGATCCGCAGCCGGCAGAAGGACGTCGCAAACGGGGAGACTGGTACTCTTATGGATTTCGGCGTCGTGCTCGCCGGCTCCGATGCAACAGTGCGCCGTCTTTGTGGACTTCTCCGGGACGGGAATGTGGCGCAGATGTGTCTTTCTGCGGCAATTACGCGGCAGGCTTAACGCTTGGTGAATGCCGCGTAGGGTCGAGGTCGTCAGCTGCGGCGCTTGCCGAAAACGGGGGCGGCTCGCTGGGAGGGCGTCTTCACCGCGGCGTGGCCGGCTGTCGGGGGCGCCGACTGTGCGGCTATCGGCAGGTCCACATCGCGTTCGGCGAGCGGCAGGATGATCTCGGGATATTCCGCGTTGAAGTTCGTCGGAGCGATTTCGGGTCTCGCAAGCGCATAGCCTTGCATGAGCGACACGCCGAGTTCTTCGCATAGATCGACCTGCCACATCTCTTCGAGGCGTTCGAGGATCGTCTCCGTGCCGTGCTCCGAGAGTTGGCGCACGACGACCCGCAGCAGCGCGAAGCCTGCGGAATTGTGCATGTAGTCGCGCACCCAGTCGCCGTCGAGGCGCACGAAATCGGGTCGCAGCGTGCGGACCCGCTCGATGTCGGTGTCACCGGCGCCGTGGTCGGTGAGGGAGACGCGGAAGCCGGCCTCCCGGAGCCGCTCGACGTGGCGCGCCAGCCGCGGCAGTTCGATCCCGGACGCGCCGGAGATATCGCAGATGATGCGGTCGGGCTCCATGCCGCCGCTGTGGGCCGCCAGACGAATGCGGTCGAACTCGACGCGCAGGCGCGTCGGGTCCGGATAGAGCGCCGGATTGAAGCTGACGAGGGCCATGGCCCGCTTTCTGTGCAGCAGGCCGGCATTCAGGATGTGGATGGTCCGCAGCAGGCTTTCGATTTCCGGGAGGTCGTTCGGCTCGACCAGCGGGAAGAAGTGTGCCGGGGCAAAGGGCTCGCCGTTACGCTCTGCGCGGACAAGGCCCTGGAAGGAATGGATGTCGAGTACCTTCGGGGACAGCCGACGGAAGACGGGTTGCAGCGCGCATCTGAGGACGAAGGGACCGTAGACGGTCGACCATGCGCCGTCCTCGCCCCGGATCAGGTTGTTGAAGATGCTCGCTGTGGTCATTCAGAACGGCCCGCACGGATGAAACTTTGCCCGCATGCCTCCGTTTTATCGCGGAAGGCTTACCTGCCGATTAATTGCGCGACAGTCCGGCGGCCTTATGTTTTCCCGGCACTGTGGCCGGATTGGGCTTGAAACAGCGGGGTGATTTCGCCATAGAACTTGAACCTGGAGCCCTGCACCTCGTGGTTCCCCCGTTCAACAGCTTCAGGACACACAAATCATGGCATTTCTCGCCGACGCCCTCTCGCGCATCAAGCCTTCCGCGACCATTGCCGTCACGCAGATGGCCCGGGACCTCAAAGCCCAGGGCAAGGATGTGATTTCGCTGTCCGTCGGCGAGCCGGACTTCGATACGCCGCAGAACATCAAGGACGCGGCGATTGCAGCGATCCAGCGCGGCGAGACGAAGTACACCCCCGTTTCCGGCATCCAGCCGCTGCGCGAGGCGATCGCCGCCAAGTTCAAGCGTGAGAACGGGCTGGACTACAAGCCGAGCCAGACGATCGTCGGCACGGGCGGAAAGCAGATTCTCTTCAACGCCTTCATGGCGACAATCAATGCAGGGGATGAAGTCGTGATCCCGGCGCCCTACTGGGTGTCGTATCCGGAGATGATCGCGCTGTGCGGTGGCACGCCGGTCTTCGTCAAGACGACGATCGAAAACAATTTCAAGCTCACCGCCGAGCAGCTGGAAAAGGCGATCACGCCGAAGACCAAGTGGTTCATGTTCAACTCTCCGTCCAACCCGTCGGGTGCCGCCTACAGCTATGATGAGCTGAAGGCGCTGACCGATGTGCTGATGCGGCATCCGCATGTCTGGGTGCTGACGGACGACATGTACGAGCATCTCGTGTTCGGTGATTTCGTCTACTACACCCCGGCCCAGGTCGAGCCCGGCCTCTACGACCGCACGCTCACCATGAACGGCGTTTCCAAGGCCTATGCGATGACCGGCTGGCGTATCGGCTACGCCGCCGGCCCGATCGAGCTCATCAAGGCAATGGACATGATCCAGGGCCAGCAGACCTCCGGTGCCTGCTCGATCGCCCAGTGGGCCGCCGTCGAGGCGCTCAACGGTCCGCAGGACTTCATCCCGACGAGCAAGAAGGCCTTCGAGGAGCGCCGCGATCTGGTCGTCTCGATGCTGAACCAGGCGAACGGCCTCGTTTGCCCGAAGCCGGAAGGCGCCTTCTACGTCTATCCGTCCTGCGCGGCGCTGATCGGCAAGAAGGCTCCCTCGGGCAAGATCATCGCGACCGACGAGGACTTCGTCATGGAACTGCTCGCCACCGAAGGTGTCGCGACCGTTCACGGCTCGTCCTTCGGCCTCGGACCGAACTTCCGCGTTTCCTACGCAACATCCAACGAGAAGCTGGAAGAGGCCTGCCGCCGCATTCAGCGCTTCTGCGCCGACTGCAAGTAACGGGCGCACGACAGGAACGGGAAAGGGCGGGGCCTTGCGGCTCCGCCCTTTTCTTTTGGACAGCGGGGAGATCAGCCCGCGACGCTCGGTGCCGGGCTGGAGGGCGGGCCGAGGAAGCGGTCGCGCTCCCGCCAGAGAGCCGGCAGACTGAGCAACGCCAGCGACCCGAGGGCGATCATCGTCTTCGTGACCTGCGTCAGTTCTTCGGTTCGCCCGTCCACGTAGAAGATCACGTAGACGATCAGCACGTGCCAGACGTAGATCTGCAGCGAATGGCGGCCGAGGAGCTGCAGGTAGCGCAGCGAGAAGATGCCGGTCAGAACCGAGGCGATCCGCCGGACCACCGCGTGATCGTGGCGGGGGCCGGCAATCAGCAGCCACGCCATACCATAGGCCGCGGCGGCGAAGTTCAGCAGGTATACCGGCCCGAAATCGGCACGGATTTCCATGAGCCCGAACTTCTCCAGGACGATGCCCGGCATCAGGCCGTGCGCGGTCAAAAGCCTGAGCGGCAGGAAGAACAGGCAGACAGCCAGCGACATCTTGGCGAGGAAGGTATGGTCGGGATGAAAGACCTCCTTCCACTCTACCTTCTTCATCGAGGTCAGCGTGCCGGCGATGATCCCGGCGAAGAAGACGATCTGCCAGCCGAGCAGGTTGAAGCTCGCGCGGATGCCTTCCTTCTCCGGCGATGCGCCGAGCCAGCCGTCGAGCGGGTAGGTCACGAGCCGGTGCAGTCCAAGCTGACCGGTCATCCAGATGAGCAGGGAGGCAATGGCGACGGTCCGCCAGCGGTCGTCGAGGCAGAGTTTGATGACGAAAGGCGCCGCCACCATGTAGATGATGTATTGCGGCAGGATGTCCATGAATGTCGGCTGAAACAGGAAGCCCGCGATGGTTCCGAGCCGCAGCGGGTCATCGAGCCGGGTGCCGCCGAGCCAGTTCTGCCAGATCACGGATGCGCCGGGCAGCAGCAGTTGCAGCGCCAGGATTACGAGCACGATGCCCATCGCGTAACGATAGAGCTCCAGCGCCCGCGCCCAAAGCTTGTCGCGACCGACGGTATAGCCGCTCTTCATCATCTTGCGCGCATAGACCATCCCGGACAGCAAGCCGGAAAGGAAGACGAAGCCTTGGGCATCCTCGACGAAGGCGAGGTTGCGGTGGTTGATCTGGACGAGCCACAGCCCGCCGGCGAAAACCAGATGGTTGAGCAGCATGAAGACGAGGAAATAGCCTCGCATGCCGTCGATGAGGTCCAGTCTCTTCAATAGCTGTGCTCCCGACTCGCTTCGCCCCGCCTCGCGCGGAAGCGTTGTTGTCGTTCATTTTGGTTACATTGCGGCGCAGCACGCCTGTGACCACGAGGGCTGACCGGGGAAACGGCGATCCGAACCGAAGGTTCCAGAGTTCGTGCGGAAGCGATGTCGTTTCCCGGAGCGTCTGACGAAGGAGGGGCGTCCTACCGCCGCAGGTCTGTCGCAAGCTGTTTCGGACGAAGCGTTTTCGGCGTATCATGATCGTCATGTCGCCCCGCCGTTTGCAGATCGGCGGCTTTGATGAGATAGTGCCGTGGGCGAGAAAACGCATCCAGGAGACATGCATGGTCAAGGTCACCTACGAAATCGTGCCGCACGACGGTGGATGGGCGTACAAGCTCGGCGGGGTCTATTCGGAGACCTTCGCCAGCCATGACGAGGCCCTCGAAGCCGTTCGTATCGTGGTCCAGGAACAGCAGGTCGGCGACGAGCCGGTCGAGATCAGCTATCAGGACGCGTCCGGCAAGTGGCATGAAGAATACAGCGACGGCGGCGATCGTCCCGAGGTCGAGATCATAGACCGGTTCCGTCCGGGCGAGGCGTCCGTCTAGGAGGGCTGACACCGGGATCGCCGGAACGGGGATGGATGATCCTGCTCGTTCTCGAAAACGCTCGCTCCTTCAAGGGCCTGGCGACGTCATCTCATCGTTGATGACAATATGTTCGAGCGCTTTCGAAACGTGGAACCGGCCGCCAAATTCCCGGCAGAGCCATCATTCCCCTGCAATGTAGACGAGCAATCCCTTCACGAGTGCGTCGAAGGCGACGCGGCATCGCGGCGTCGTCTTCAGATCCTCGTGCATGACAACGTAGGTCTCCAGCGAAAGATCGGGCGCTCCGGCAAGCAGACCGACCAGATCCTTGTCGCGGCGGGCGAGCCCCCTCTGGCACATGCCGATGCCCAGCCCCGCGCGGATCGCGGCCAGTTGGGCAAGATTGCTGTCGGTGCGGAAGGAAAAATCGAGCGCCGCGAGTTCCGGCCGTTCTTTCATGATTGCCCGTACATAGGCGAGTTCCCGGTCGAAGCCGATCAGCCGGTGTCCGTCCAGGTCGCCGAGGCTCTGCGGCGTGCCGTGGCGGGCGAGATAGCGCCTGTGGGCGTAGAAGCCGAGCGGGATCGCGCCGGCGCGGCGGCTGAGGAGCGCCTCCTGCCTCGGGGCGGTCATCCGCACCGCGATGTCGGCCTCGCGGCGCAGCAGGTCTTCGACCTCGTCCGAGAGGGAGAGCTCGACGGAAAGCCCGGGATGGCTCTCCTGAAGCTCGGCGAGAATGGGCGGCAGCACCTCGACCCCGATCACCTCGCTGGCGCTGATACGCACGGTGCCCTTTACCTCGTCCGATGCGGCGCTTGCCATGCGCGAGAGTGCGGCGGCGGTGGCCGCCATCGTCTCGGCGTGGCGTTTCATCTGCAACGCGGTTTCCGTCGGCAGGAGCCCCCGCGGCGTGCGCAGGAAGAGCGGCGTGCCGCTTGCCGCGTCGAGCGCATCGAGGTGACGCCCGACCGTCGGCTGCGTGAGGCCGAGCACGCGGGCGGCGCCCGAGAGCGACCCTTCCTCGAGCACGGCGAGGAAGGTGCGGTAATGATCCCAGCTTTCAGATTTGACGTTCATACATTTATGTATATCAACTGAAGAGAATATCGCAATTCCGTATATCTCCTTTTCCGTGCATCCTCCGGTCACAGCAACACACGGAGCAATGTCATGACAGAAGATCTGATTTCACGACCGACAGCGCTGGTGCTGGGGGCCACTGGAGGCATCGGCGGCGCCATGGCCGCGAAGCTTGCGACGCGCGGCTACGGCGTCCGTGCGCTGCACAGGAATGCGTCGGCGATGGCGGCGCGCAATCCCTCGATCGACTGGCGGCAGGGGGACGCGATGAACCGCGGGGATGTCATTCGCGCGGCGGAGGGCGTGTCGCTGATCGTGCATGCCGTCAATCCGCCCGGCTATCGCGACTGGGCGCGTCTGGTGCTGCCGATGATCGACAAC
It includes:
- a CDS encoding DMT family transporter; translated protein: MSRIQANLVLLLAAAIWGGGFVAQSSAMDMLGPNWFNGIRFGLAFLAVLPFAWREAKNAARPLASGDITAFVVIGAVLFAAQTLQQIGIKTTTVTNASFLTGLYVVLVPAIAVLILHRKPHWIVWPAAVLTLLGILLLSGGSLSGLTDGDLLIMVCAVLFAIQITLTPIAVGKSGRPLALAALQFGVCAFGGTVGGAVLEPITADAITGSLTEILYAGILSSGLAFVLQIIGQRYTTAPQAAIFLSSEALFGALFGAVLMGDSLPAIGYAGCAVMFAAMLMVELVPELTRRRAATA
- a CDS encoding PQQ-dependent sugar dehydrogenase — translated: MRIRGSFNPRMSVAAALLLGLAASPALAEEYPSQRANLEVTKIAGGLDHPWAVEVLPDGAYIVTERPGRLRIIRNGKVGEPVSGLPDVYAEGQGGLLDVALAPDFSRSRKLYFTAAIPGSGGQGTALFSATLSPDENRLEHPVKLFQMNRFTGTEVHFGSRIAIAADGSLFFGIGERGEMDRAQDPRDHAGSILHIKPDGSIPEDNPFARSETAAHEIWSIGHRNPQGIVIDPADGKLFVVEHGARGGDEINAVMAGKNYGWPVIAYGKHYSGAEIGIGQAAEGYEQPIYYWDPSIAPGAIDVYHGKMFPEWEGNFLVAALKYQLLARVERDDSGTPAHEERLFEGEFGRLRDVKVAPDGAVLLVTDEDDGALLRVSRAGTP
- a CDS encoding EAL domain-containing protein, with protein sequence MTTASIFNNLIRGEDGAWSTVYGPFVLRCALQPVFRRLSPKVLDIHSFQGLVRAERNGEPFAPAHFFPLVEPNDLPEIESLLRTIHILNAGLLHRKRAMALVSFNPALYPDPTRLRVEFDRIRLAAHSGGMEPDRIICDISGASGIELPRLARHVERLREAGFRVSLTDHGAGDTDIERVRTLRPDFVRLDGDWVRDYMHNSAGFALLRVVVRQLSEHGTETILERLEEMWQVDLCEELGVSLMQGYALARPEIAPTNFNAEYPEIILPLAERDVDLPIAAQSAPPTAGHAAVKTPSQRAAPVFGKRRS
- a CDS encoding pyridoxal phosphate-dependent aminotransferase; amino-acid sequence: MAFLADALSRIKPSATIAVTQMARDLKAQGKDVISLSVGEPDFDTPQNIKDAAIAAIQRGETKYTPVSGIQPLREAIAAKFKRENGLDYKPSQTIVGTGGKQILFNAFMATINAGDEVVIPAPYWVSYPEMIALCGGTPVFVKTTIENNFKLTAEQLEKAITPKTKWFMFNSPSNPSGAAYSYDELKALTDVLMRHPHVWVLTDDMYEHLVFGDFVYYTPAQVEPGLYDRTLTMNGVSKAYAMTGWRIGYAAGPIELIKAMDMIQGQQTSGACSIAQWAAVEALNGPQDFIPTSKKAFEERRDLVVSMLNQANGLVCPKPEGAFYVYPSCAALIGKKAPSGKIIATDEDFVMELLATEGVATVHGSSFGLGPNFRVSYATSNEKLEEACRRIQRFCADCK
- a CDS encoding OpgC family protein; amino-acid sequence: MKRLDLIDGMRGYFLVFMLLNHLVFAGGLWLVQINHRNLAFVEDAQGFVFLSGLLSGMVYARKMMKSGYTVGRDKLWARALELYRYAMGIVLVILALQLLLPGASVIWQNWLGGTRLDDPLRLGTIAGFLFQPTFMDILPQYIIYMVAAPFVIKLCLDDRWRTVAIASLLIWMTGQLGLHRLVTYPLDGWLGASPEKEGIRASFNLLGWQIVFFAGIIAGTLTSMKKVEWKEVFHPDHTFLAKMSLAVCLFFLPLRLLTAHGLMPGIVLEKFGLMEIRADFGPVYLLNFAAAAYGMAWLLIAGPRHDHAVVRRIASVLTGIFSLRYLQLLGRHSLQIYVWHVLIVYVIFYVDGRTEELTQVTKTMIALGSLALLSLPALWRERDRFLGPPSSPAPSVAG
- a CDS encoding DUF2188 domain-containing protein, which produces MVKVTYEIVPHDGGWAYKLGGVYSETFASHDEALEAVRIVVQEQQVGDEPVEISYQDASGKWHEEYSDGGDRPEVEIIDRFRPGEASV
- a CDS encoding LysR family transcriptional regulator produces the protein MNVKSESWDHYRTFLAVLEEGSLSGAARVLGLTQPTVGRHLDALDAASGTPLFLRTPRGLLPTETALQMKRHAETMAATAAALSRMASAASDEVKGTVRISASEVIGVEVLPPILAELQESHPGLSVELSLSDEVEDLLRREADIAVRMTAPRQEALLSRRAGAIPLGFYAHRRYLARHGTPQSLGDLDGHRLIGFDRELAYVRAIMKERPELAALDFSFRTDSNLAQLAAIRAGLGIGMCQRGLARRDKDLVGLLAGAPDLSLETYVVMHEDLKTTPRCRVAFDALVKGLLVYIAGE